From Chryseotalea sp. WA131a:
TATTTTAGCGTGTAATACTTTCATGCTGAATAGATTTTAATCAATACTGTATATTAGCAACTGTCATAATCAGATTATCGGATGCATTTAGAGAACATTACCGTCATTCTATTGTTACTGGCCGTGGTTACTGCCTTGGCAGAAGTTACCGATAAAATAAAAATTCCATATCCGGTTTTGTTGGTATTGGCGGGTATTGGGATCAGTCTTATTCCAAACCTGCCGGTGGTGGAGATGAGTCCTGAGGTAATCTTTTTAATATTCTTGCCACCTGCGCTTTACTCATCAGCTTGGACTACCTCGTGGCCCGATTTTAAGTCGAATATCCGATCGATTTCATTGTTGGCAGTTGGTTGCGTTCTGTTTACCACCACCGTGGTGGCCGCTATCGCCCATTATGCAATTCCGGGTTTTGGTTGGCCCGAATCGTTTGTGTTGGGCGCAATCATCTCTCCGCCAGATGCGGTGGCAGCCTCTGCAGCTACCGTTGGCCTAAAAGTGCCTAAGCGATTGATTACAATTTTGGAAGGCGAGAGCTTGGTGAACGATGCCACCGGTTTGATTGCCATGCGCTATGCCATTGCGGCTACATCCACTGGAACTTTTATCTTTTGGCTGGCAGGCATCAATTTTATTTATGTGGCAGCGATAGGTATTGTTATTGGACTGGCGATAGGCCAATTGTTTTTTTGGATTCATAAAATCACGCCAGACAATCCCACCACTGATACAGTGATGACCTTCATTGCACCCTATGTTGCCTACGTAATTGCTGAGCATCCCATGCTGCATGTTTCAGGTGTGCTAGCCGTTGTTTCGTGTGGTTTATTTTTAAGTCAGCGATCGTCTCAAATATTTAAACACGAGGCGCGCATGCAAGCGTGGGCTACCTGGGATACGGTAACTTTTATTCTAAATGGCTTGATCTTTATCTTGATTGGTTTGCAATTGCCGCATGTTCTTTCCAACATTACCCAGCATTCGTTTGCTACACTTTTATGGTATGGTGTGGCGATTAGTTTGGCTACCATTGTGGCCCGAATTCTGTGGGTGTATCCGGGTGCTTACCTTCCACGCTTTTTTAGCAAGCGCATTCGCGAACGTGAAAAACGCCCACCAGCGGCCAATGTTTTTATTGTTGCCTGGTCGGGTATGCGCGGAGTAGTTTCGTTGGCTGCAGCCTTGGCGTTGCCAATAGTATTTGGTGATGGCACCGCCTTTCCCAACCGCGATTTGATTATATTTTTAACCTTTGCCGTTATTTTTTCCACGCTGGTTTTTCAAGGTATGACACTGCCTGGGCTGATAAAAAAATTGGGGATTCAACCCGACCCCAGCACGAAAGAAAGTGAAGACAAGGCGCGCTATGCCATGGCTGCATCGCTGATAGAACACATTGAAGAAAATTATTCGCTGGGGCTCGATGATCGGATTTTGAACAAGATCAAAGTGAAATATGAAATGAGAATTCAACGGTTGAAAAAGGAACCAGACGAAAAAAAGTTAACCGAAGAACAGATCAAACAATTTTTAGATATTCAACATGCCTTGATTAGCCAAGAGCGAATGTTTTTGGAGAATATGCGAAAGAAGGGAGAGATTGGTGATGAGGCACTGCGAAAGATTGAGCGAGAGTTGGATTTAGAAGAATCGCGGTTGATGCTAGAATTAGACGAAAGCTAGCTATTTTTTAGAAGGTTCAATGCCTTCTCTTTATCATCGTGCAATTGCTTTTTCAATGCTTCCAAATCTTGAAACTTACTATCCAAGCGAATTAATGAATGGAAATAGATCGTTAAACTTTCGCCATAAATTTCTTTGTTGAAATCGAACAGGTTTACTTCAATCACCCGTTTTGTTCCGTTTACTGTTGGTCGGTTACCAATGTATAACATGCCTTTGTAAATGGTGGATTCATATTTGACTGTTACTGCATAGATACCGTCTGAAGGAATTAATTTTAGACGTGAATCTAAATCGATGTTAGCCGTTGGGTAGCCTAACACCCTTCCCAACTTGTCTCCTTTCACAACTTGGCCTGTCATGGAATAAGGCCTTCCTAAAAAATGAATGGCTGTTTCAATGTCACCACTTTCCAAAGCATATCTGATTTTTGAAGAACTTACAGCGATGTGATCCACATCTTGCCGTTCAATTTCTTCTACATCAAAACCATAGGTAGGACCGTTTAATTTCAATTGCTCAAAACTACCTTCGCGGTTGTTGCCAAAACGATGATCGTAACCAATTACCAATTTTTTAGTGCCGATCGTATCCACTAAAATATTCTTGATAAAGGCTTGTGAATTGATCTGTGAGAATTCTTTGGTAAAAGGAATCCGCAGGAGGTGTTGAATGCCCTGGTGCTTTAGAAGATCTGCT
This genomic window contains:
- a CDS encoding Na+/H+ antiporter, coding for MHLENITVILLLLAVVTALAEVTDKIKIPYPVLLVLAGIGISLIPNLPVVEMSPEVIFLIFLPPALYSSAWTTSWPDFKSNIRSISLLAVGCVLFTTTVVAAIAHYAIPGFGWPESFVLGAIISPPDAVAASAATVGLKVPKRLITILEGESLVNDATGLIAMRYAIAATSTGTFIFWLAGINFIYVAAIGIVIGLAIGQLFFWIHKITPDNPTTDTVMTFIAPYVAYVIAEHPMLHVSGVLAVVSCGLFLSQRSSQIFKHEARMQAWATWDTVTFILNGLIFILIGLQLPHVLSNITQHSFATLLWYGVAISLATIVARILWVYPGAYLPRFFSKRIREREKRPPAANVFIVAWSGMRGVVSLAAALALPIVFGDGTAFPNRDLIIFLTFAVIFSTLVFQGMTLPGLIKKLGIQPDPSTKESEDKARYAMAASLIEHIEENYSLGLDDRILNKIKVKYEMRIQRLKKEPDEKKLTEEQIKQFLDIQHALISQERMFLENMRKKGEIGDEALRKIERELDLEESRLMLELDES
- a CDS encoding bifunctional riboflavin kinase/FAD synthetase, whose product is MRIYYSLDDFASIKNAVVTSGTFDGVHLGHQKILNRLKEIAGKHLGETVVITFWPHPRLILKPEEDSLRLLNTFEEKADLLKHQGIQHLLRIPFTKEFSQINSQAFIKNILVDTIGTKKLVIGYDHRFGNNREGSFEQLKLNGPTYGFDVEEIERQDVDHIAVSSSKIRYALESGDIETAIHFLGRPYSMTGQVVKGDKLGRVLGYPTANIDLDSRLKLIPSDGIYAVTVKYESTIYKGMLYIGNRPTVNGTKRVIEVNLFDFNKEIYGESLTIYFHSLIRLDSKFQDLEALKKQLHDDKEKALNLLKNS